One stretch of Rathayibacter festucae DSM 15932 DNA includes these proteins:
- a CDS encoding MarR family winged helix-turn-helix transcriptional regulator, with translation MTTADTDLPALAGETRIAVGRLGRRLRQEKAEHELSDAQFGVLALLHREGPRTLGELAEAERVRPPSMTRTVGCLADDGLVERLADPADGRVTRIRATARGSELVLDVRRSRDAWLIARLRELDPDQRRLLHDAAALLREVADR, from the coding sequence GTGACTACCGCCGACACCGATCTCCCCGCCCTCGCCGGCGAGACGCGCATCGCCGTGGGCCGGCTCGGCCGCCGCCTGCGCCAGGAGAAGGCGGAGCACGAGCTCAGCGACGCGCAGTTCGGCGTCCTCGCCCTCCTGCACCGGGAGGGACCGCGCACCCTCGGCGAGCTGGCCGAGGCGGAGCGCGTCCGTCCGCCCTCGATGACCCGCACCGTCGGCTGCCTCGCCGACGACGGACTCGTCGAGCGCCTCGCCGATCCGGCCGACGGCCGCGTCACCCGCATCCGCGCGACCGCGCGCGGCTCCGAGCTGGTCCTCGACGTCCGGCGCAGCCGCGACGCCTGGCTCATCGCCCGCCTCCGCGAGCTCGACCCCGACCAGCGCCGGCTGCTGCACGACGCCGCTGCGCTCCTGCGCGAGGTGGCGGACCGATGA
- a CDS encoding EamA family transporter, translating to MLGSIASVQLGASFAVLLFPTAGPIGTVTLRLVFSALVLLVVCRPRIRGYSRSDWATVGAYGLALGGMNACYYEAIARIPQGAAVTLEVLGPLVLSVIAGRSLVSLLWAALALGGVVVLSQGGFSSLDPVGVAFALGAAALWATYIVFAGRTGGRFPRLDGLALALTAGAIVSLPFGIATAGPALVLPPVLLLGLAVAVLSSALPYALELLALRRLRSSTFSILMALAPGAAALSGFLVLGQRLTAIEAVGIALVVAASVGAVRTARRT from the coding sequence GTGCTCGGCTCGATCGCGAGCGTGCAGCTCGGCGCGTCCTTCGCCGTCCTGCTCTTCCCCACCGCCGGGCCGATCGGCACGGTGACCCTGCGCCTGGTCTTCTCCGCGCTGGTGCTGCTCGTCGTCTGCCGGCCGCGGATCCGCGGCTACTCGCGCTCGGACTGGGCCACCGTCGGCGCCTACGGCCTCGCGCTCGGCGGGATGAACGCCTGCTACTACGAGGCGATCGCCCGGATCCCGCAGGGCGCGGCGGTGACGCTCGAGGTGCTCGGTCCGCTGGTGCTGTCGGTGATCGCCGGGCGGAGCCTCGTCAGCCTGCTCTGGGCGGCCCTCGCCCTCGGCGGCGTGGTCGTGCTCTCGCAGGGCGGCTTCTCCTCGCTCGATCCCGTCGGCGTCGCCTTCGCGCTCGGCGCGGCGGCGCTCTGGGCCACCTACATCGTCTTCGCCGGGCGCACCGGCGGGCGCTTCCCGCGGCTCGACGGCCTCGCGCTCGCGCTGACCGCCGGCGCGATCGTGTCGCTGCCGTTCGGCATCGCCACCGCCGGGCCCGCGCTCGTGCTGCCGCCGGTGCTGCTGCTCGGACTCGCGGTCGCCGTGCTGTCGTCCGCACTGCCCTACGCACTGGAGCTTCTCGCGCTGCGGCGCCTGCGCTCGTCGACCTTCTCGATCCTGATGGCGCTGGCGCCCGGCGCCGCCGCGCTCTCGGGGTTCCTGGTGCTGGGCCAGCGGCTGACCGCGATCGAGGCGGTCGGCATCGCCCTCGTCGTCGCGGCGAGCGTCGGCGCGGTGCGCACCGCCCGTCGGACCTGA
- a CDS encoding histidine phosphatase family protein, whose protein sequence is MTTLILARHGETVWHAENRYAGSSDIALTPLGQDQAATLASWAVDAELDAVYSSTLVRAVRTAVPAARAAHLEVQLDPALVEVDFGQGEGLTNAEMEKRFPDEYRAWVAAPAIQPMPGGESGLDAVARANTALARIHRDHPDGRVLVVAHGTLIRLLLCAYLGINPETYRHTFPSVDNVSLTTLLWDETGVGLLGYNVPPVQKQRRSS, encoded by the coding sequence GTGACGACCCTGATCCTCGCCCGGCACGGAGAGACCGTCTGGCACGCCGAGAACCGCTACGCGGGCTCCTCCGACATCGCGCTGACCCCGCTCGGCCAGGACCAGGCGGCGACGCTCGCCTCCTGGGCCGTCGACGCCGAGCTCGACGCGGTGTACTCCTCCACCCTCGTCCGCGCCGTGCGCACCGCCGTGCCCGCCGCCCGGGCCGCCCACCTCGAGGTCCAGCTCGACCCGGCCCTCGTCGAGGTCGACTTCGGCCAGGGCGAGGGGCTGACGAACGCCGAGATGGAGAAGCGCTTCCCCGACGAGTACCGCGCCTGGGTCGCCGCGCCCGCGATCCAGCCGATGCCCGGCGGCGAGTCCGGCCTCGACGCCGTCGCCCGCGCCAACACGGCGCTCGCCCGCATCCACCGCGACCACCCGGACGGCCGCGTGCTCGTCGTCGCGCACGGCACCCTCATCCGGCTGCTGCTCTGCGCCTACCTCGGCATCAATCCCGAGACCTACCGGCACACCTTCCCCTCGGTCGACAACGTCTCGCTGACGACCCTGCTCTGGGACGAGACCGGCGTCGGCCTGCTCGGCTACAACGTCCCTCCCGTGCAGAAGCAGCGGCGCTCGAGCTGA